From Pseudanabaena sp. BC1403, the proteins below share one genomic window:
- a CDS encoding phage tail protein, whose protein sequence is MTNTSKFARAESYVTTNHFYVEMLPSATIVAGFTECSGLSAKVDFDTYFEGGVNNQQRIFLKHTSFSEVTLKHGVTNDLSFWSWFTATTNRRRNIRILLFNQAGDTRQCWTLIGAVPVGWTAPSLQADGNSVAIEELRLAIEGLTVAVEGGGIATVVTRDSSSGSFPSS, encoded by the coding sequence ATGACAAATACTAGTAAGTTCGCTAGAGCAGAATCATATGTTACAACTAATCATTTTTATGTAGAAATGTTGCCGTCAGCAACGATTGTTGCGGGGTTCACGGAATGTTCTGGATTGAGTGCCAAAGTTGATTTTGATACTTATTTTGAGGGAGGGGTTAATAATCAACAGAGAATATTTCTCAAGCACACTTCTTTCTCTGAAGTAACGCTTAAGCATGGTGTAACAAATGACTTGAGTTTCTGGAGCTGGTTTACCGCCACAACTAATCGCAGAAGAAATATCCGAATTTTACTTTTTAATCAAGCTGGTGACACAAGACAATGCTGGACTTTGATTGGTGCAGTTCCTGTCGGTTGGACAGCTCCATCGCTTCAGGCGGATGGTAATTCTGTTGCTATTGAAGAGTTAAGGTTAGCAATTGAAGGCTTGACGGTGGCTGTTGAAGGTGGTGGAATAGCTACAGTGGTTACAAGAGATTCATCAAGTGGTTCTTTCCCCAGTTCTTAA
- a CDS encoding substrate-binding domain-containing protein, with protein MATKSPNVWQKFWKRITDLWGQFLGTIDGLIGNKFVEFLNKAVPEPLKFLIPFLRDDLGITPPSITSFKGISIPEKNETKEILKEISVDQRVGTIWQIKPQFLRYQCQESNPFRCEIPHETVIDNPNNKYCKKCQFPASLPPEVKIRGRAGVYQVDSYIGIRGSGRLYNATNLTDGEPFLLKEYVIPKKYFNDQETRACKRNFEASSELKLSDGRKQDARLITPIEAIADAREERCYAILPKTDEALTLSDYLNMHGAMSNWQVKSFLNQALQTLESLHSQKYRLRSGVVTSGLPHGNLTFYSIAIRSNFQGFTVYLNDMSLWEDQFYPPDVQPPAYSINRDLEDLGYIAFYLLKGGVIDLENRSCLNPFDPDHWDGKVHLGLKKFVQNLLGFGETTYSSAEVARRALLRLHIDRDALLEFIDQEKVEPVKKNWWGWLTKKVIAIAIGVILLLLLALLLYFWLTQPPKAANLNFPCCINQISDIPEGKFTYISDKNGTWNYTLLQNNLIAKGSTLEDELQKRQPKLQLSYQPVDVDRNADQSPITQLLSNQADFAISSVSDNLGGNFITQDIAYDGLTVFVAFSYAQRNNSLPTSLEGRLTFAQLRQLYTGEIINWRQLGGPNLPVKLYMPLDDDSVKIFEKRVLKDKIAIETFQNLIKDGNIKSLSIFDSLRQVIQDFEDRNIGSISFGSISQVFGQCSVYPLAIADDYRAFVAPLVWKTGADITPNVDLCNEKGSYIQNYNAFINQNYPLAYPISVVYTRDNRRLPIAERFASIMRTEEAQNLLKQTGLIPLKFPIK; from the coding sequence ATGGCTACGAAGTCTCCAAATGTTTGGCAAAAATTCTGGAAACGCATCACAGACCTTTGGGGGCAGTTTCTTGGCACTATCGATGGGTTGATCGGTAATAAGTTTGTCGAATTCTTAAATAAGGCTGTTCCAGAACCTTTAAAATTTCTGATCCCATTTCTTAGAGATGATTTAGGGATAACGCCTCCTTCAATTACCTCTTTTAAAGGTATCAGCATACCCGAAAAGAATGAAACCAAAGAAATTTTAAAAGAAATTTCTGTTGATCAAAGAGTGGGGACAATTTGGCAAATCAAGCCGCAATTTCTCCGCTACCAATGTCAAGAATCAAATCCGTTTCGGTGTGAAATTCCCCACGAAACCGTCATAGATAATCCTAATAATAAGTATTGCAAAAAATGTCAATTTCCTGCCAGTTTGCCACCTGAGGTCAAGATTCGTGGCAGGGCTGGAGTATATCAAGTTGATAGCTATATCGGCATTCGCGGCAGTGGCAGACTCTATAATGCTACTAACTTAACGGACGGGGAGCCTTTTTTATTAAAAGAATACGTAATTCCCAAAAAATATTTTAACGATCAAGAAACTAGAGCCTGCAAGCGTAATTTTGAAGCATCGTCAGAGCTCAAATTATCAGATGGTCGAAAGCAAGACGCGCGTTTAATTACACCGATAGAAGCGATCGCAGATGCTCGTGAAGAACGCTGTTATGCGATCCTGCCCAAAACTGATGAAGCGCTCACTTTATCTGATTATCTAAATATGCATGGCGCGATGAGTAACTGGCAGGTGAAATCGTTTCTTAATCAAGCTTTACAAACTCTTGAGTCCTTACATTCACAAAAATACCGATTGCGTTCTGGTGTGGTGACTTCAGGACTCCCTCATGGCAATCTAACCTTTTATAGCATTGCGATTCGATCAAATTTTCAGGGATTTACAGTCTATCTCAATGATATGTCACTTTGGGAAGATCAATTCTATCCTCCCGATGTGCAGCCACCTGCCTATTCCATCAATCGAGATCTCGAAGATTTAGGCTATATCGCTTTCTATCTATTAAAAGGCGGAGTCATCGATCTTGAAAATCGTTCTTGTTTAAATCCCTTCGACCCAGACCATTGGGATGGGAAAGTTCATCTGGGGCTGAAAAAATTTGTTCAGAATTTGCTCGGTTTTGGGGAAACCACTTATAGCAGTGCTGAAGTGGCTCGGAGGGCGCTACTAAGATTACATATTGATCGCGATGCTCTACTCGAATTCATTGACCAAGAGAAAGTTGAACCTGTTAAAAAGAATTGGTGGGGATGGCTAACTAAAAAAGTAATCGCGATCGCGATCGGCGTAATCCTCTTGTTACTGCTAGCTTTGTTACTGTATTTCTGGCTAACACAGCCGCCCAAAGCTGCTAACCTCAATTTCCCTTGCTGTATTAACCAAATATCCGATATTCCTGAAGGCAAATTCACCTATATATCTGACAAAAATGGAACTTGGAATTACACCCTTTTACAAAATAATTTGATTGCTAAGGGTTCAACTCTCGAAGATGAGCTCCAAAAACGCCAGCCGAAACTCCAATTAAGCTATCAGCCAGTTGATGTTGATAGAAATGCCGATCAGTCCCCGATCACTCAATTGCTATCAAACCAAGCCGACTTTGCTATTTCAAGTGTGTCTGACAATCTTGGCGGTAACTTTATTACTCAAGATATTGCCTACGATGGCTTAACGGTGTTTGTCGCTTTTAGCTATGCCCAACGCAATAACAGTTTACCGACCTCTCTAGAAGGTAGACTCACCTTTGCCCAATTACGCCAACTCTATACAGGAGAAATTATCAATTGGCGACAGTTAGGGGGACCAAACTTACCTGTGAAGCTCTATATGCCCCTAGATGATGATTCAGTCAAGATTTTTGAGAAACGGGTATTGAAAGATAAAATAGCGATCGAGACTTTCCAAAATTTGATCAAAGATGGAAATATCAAATCGCTATCTATTTTTGATTCATTGCGGCAAGTAATCCAAGACTTTGAGGATCGCAATATTGGTAGTATTTCCTTTGGCTCAATTAGTCAGGTTTTTGGTCAGTGCTCGGTCTATCCCCTTGCGATCGCTGATGATTATCGAGCCTTCGTTGCACCTCTAGTCTGGAAAACTGGTGCTGACATTACACCCAACGTTGATCTATGCAATGAAAAAGGTAGTTACATTCAAAACTACAATGCTTTTATCAATCAAAACTATCCCCTTGCCTATCCAATTTCGGTAGTCTATACCCGCGACAACCGCCGATTGCCGATCGCTGAGCGGTTTGCCTCGATCATGCGAACCGAAGAAGCCCAAAATCTACTTAAGCAAACTGGACTAATCCCTCTAAAATTTCCAATCAAATAA
- a CDS encoding Nif11-like leader peptide family natural product precursor gives MARDQVARLYRAAKTDSLLKAKLNQAPDLESFVEMAKAEGYDFTIEEWQQMTNFEVEELKCHLSEIPGI, from the coding sequence ATGGCAAGAGATCAAGTAGCTCGTCTGTATCGAGCAGCGAAGACAGATTCCCTTCTCAAAGCAAAACTAAATCAAGCTCCTGATCTAGAAAGTTTTGTGGAAATGGCAAAGGCTGAAGGATATGACTTCACGATCGAAGAATGGCAACAGATGACCAACTTTGAGGTCGAAGAATTAAAGTGCCACCTTTCAGAAATTCCTGGTATTTAG
- a CDS encoding tetratricopeptide repeat protein — translation MTTFARPGVEKLGLPMILRSFFQSFKQGKRFWLLMVVLLNLPIAPTAIAQEKLQDFDYWASLCSSLVKSRKYKEAIDACNQAITLNTNEPIAWLERGDAMSGLGMNIEAVVSYDRFIKLKPDNSGGLAKRCGALMELERYEDAIASCELALRLDQNWADASPAMVWYIQGALLKREGKMAEALESLGLAIRSNPNYSLALTERCDIFVALDRAADAIQDCDRAIKVNANWGKSTPAIAWKTKGKVQNQLKRFDEALFSYDKAVAIEPTNAQAWAEQGMILWRLGRYAEALASQEWSLKAKEKYSLALANSCAALNQLRQYKEALVACNSALQEGDQQWDYLGPAWAWDQRANALNGLGKYEEALASANRAISLQPSQASFWGNRAATLWALGRFDLALSSTNQAIALNQNSSFGWFNHGRILTSLGRTEEALKAYDKAIEGDANIGSQIFLADIWTNKSALLWRLNRFQESLMASQQALGINPKSDTAWFNRGLAMMSLGRNVEAVTAYSRALAIDVKNADYWTGRGLALLALNSNADALVSFEQALKLNPSQMQATINKAIAIERLKPKPVKP, via the coding sequence GTGACAACTTTTGCTAGACCTGGGGTTGAGAAATTGGGATTACCAATGATTTTGCGTTCTTTTTTTCAGTCATTCAAACAAGGCAAGCGGTTTTGGTTGCTCATGGTTGTGCTGCTAAACTTGCCGATCGCACCGACTGCGATCGCTCAAGAGAAGTTACAGGATTTTGACTATTGGGCATCACTTTGTAGTTCTTTGGTCAAGTCTCGCAAATACAAAGAGGCTATCGATGCTTGCAATCAGGCGATTACCCTAAATACCAATGAGCCGATCGCTTGGCTAGAGCGGGGCGATGCCATGTCTGGGTTAGGGATGAATATCGAAGCGGTGGTGTCCTATGATCGCTTTATTAAACTGAAACCCGATAACTCAGGTGGTTTAGCAAAACGTTGTGGGGCACTGATGGAACTAGAACGCTATGAAGATGCGATCGCTTCCTGCGAACTTGCCCTACGACTCGACCAGAACTGGGCAGATGCCTCCCCTGCGATGGTGTGGTACATCCAAGGAGCATTGCTGAAACGGGAGGGAAAAATGGCGGAGGCATTAGAGTCACTGGGGCTTGCCATTCGTTCAAATCCGAATTATTCTCTAGCACTTACAGAACGTTGCGACATTTTTGTTGCCCTTGATCGCGCTGCCGATGCCATCCAAGACTGCGATCGCGCCATTAAGGTAAATGCTAACTGGGGCAAATCCACACCTGCGATCGCATGGAAAACTAAAGGCAAAGTCCAGAATCAGTTAAAACGCTTTGATGAAGCTCTATTTTCCTATGACAAAGCTGTAGCGATCGAGCCGACAAATGCTCAGGCATGGGCAGAACAGGGGATGATTTTATGGAGATTGGGGCGTTATGCCGAAGCTTTGGCTTCACAAGAATGGTCTCTCAAGGCAAAAGAAAAATATTCCCTCGCCTTAGCTAACTCCTGCGCTGCCCTTAACCAGCTCCGCCAATATAAAGAAGCCCTAGTTGCCTGTAACTCTGCACTCCAAGAAGGAGATCAACAATGGGACTATCTGGGGCCAGCTTGGGCATGGGATCAGAGAGCTAATGCTCTCAACGGTTTGGGCAAGTACGAAGAGGCACTAGCTTCGGCAAATCGGGCGATCTCCCTACAGCCAAGCCAAGCTAGCTTTTGGGGCAATCGAGCAGCAACCCTATGGGCTTTGGGGCGTTTTGACTTAGCGCTGTCGTCAACTAATCAAGCGATCGCCCTGAATCAAAATTCATCATTTGGGTGGTTTAATCATGGGCGCATTCTTACCTCATTGGGGCGCACAGAAGAGGCGCTCAAAGCCTATGACAAAGCCATTGAAGGCGATGCAAATATCGGTAGCCAAATCTTCTTGGCAGATATTTGGACAAATAAATCGGCTTTACTCTGGCGGCTCAATCGATTTCAAGAATCATTGATGGCAAGTCAACAGGCATTGGGCATTAATCCCAAATCAGACACAGCTTGGTTTAATCGGGGTCTAGCCATGATGTCCCTTGGTCGCAACGTCGAAGCTGTTACAGCCTATAGCCGAGCACTAGCGATCGATGTCAAAAATGCCGATTATTGGACTGGTCGGGGTCTAGCTTTACTTGCGCTAAATAGCAATGCCGATGCCTTGGTCTCGTTTGAGCAAGCCCTAAAGCTTAATCCTAGTCAGATGCAAGCTACGATCAATAAGGCGATCGCGATCGAGCGCTTAAAACCAAAACCAGTAAAGCCATAA
- a CDS encoding pentapeptide repeat-containing protein, translating to MSILARVLFSGFLATIAIALPFAALADPSSDRIQTLNRQRLIETNRCQGCNLQNTDLNGLKLIGADLNKANLQGANLRSVDLRGANLQGTNLTYADLSYADLRLANFGQANLTGANLSNAYLLEASFRQSNLQDANLTDSYADGNVDVFTSVRQFVDLEGANLFRANLTNAKLGFANLEGANLSEVNLVDAYLENASLINTNLTKAKLCNTTLQDGAVNNQNCR from the coding sequence ATGAGCATTTTGGCTAGGGTGTTATTTTCGGGATTTCTGGCGACGATCGCGATCGCTTTACCCTTTGCTGCTTTGGCTGATCCTAGTAGCGATCGTATCCAAACCCTCAATCGTCAACGCCTGATCGAAACCAATCGTTGTCAGGGCTGTAATTTACAAAATACAGACTTGAATGGGCTGAAACTGATTGGGGCAGATTTAAATAAAGCTAATCTCCAAGGTGCAAACCTGCGAAGTGTTGATCTTCGGGGCGCAAATTTGCAAGGAACAAATCTTACCTATGCTGATCTTAGTTATGCCGATTTGCGGCTTGCTAATTTTGGTCAGGCCAATTTGACGGGGGCAAATCTGAGCAATGCATATTTACTTGAGGCTTCTTTTCGCCAGAGCAATCTCCAAGATGCGAATCTGACTGACAGCTATGCGGATGGCAATGTCGATGTATTTACGTCTGTGCGCCAATTTGTCGATCTTGAAGGGGCGAATTTATTTAGAGCCAATCTGACCAATGCCAAGCTAGGTTTTGCCAATCTCGAAGGGGCAAATCTTAGTGAAGTAAATTTAGTTGATGCTTATCTAGAAAATGCTTCATTAATCAATACAAATTTAACAAAAGCGAAGTTGTGTAACACAACCCTGCAAGATGGAGCGGTAAACAATCAGAATTGTCGTTAA
- a CDS encoding DUF4157 domain-containing protein, with amino-acid sequence MPHTYDNEKKPSQSTFSFKPTASFLQTRAFAPLQTDLDEDAPRRSGYTENFLEKIINQRGTESADTPVQSKPMNRLMKPLQSKRMAIQAKLSIGEPNDKYEQEADATASKVVQQINSPTQEQSIQREESLEEEDEELQMKPISSIQRGMMEEEEDELQMKSLLQRRGDIDGGEASTDLESSIQSARGSGQSLDSNLQAKMGQAMGADFSRVKVHTDLQSDQLNQSIQAKAFTTGQDVFFRQGEYNPSSKNGQELIAHELTHVVQQNGEAVRRSPEQSENLAQNSEFDVKSKAIRIATSPRPLPDISPKQQNSAPVIQRMVGINSKGITNEIKSLIGDPNNMDKLTQAYTFMQHISWANNIVGGPIFDMSKPAFNKLGNENLILVAHGVEGKSGHFNGQQIGKFLADENNGVPKDWPHNVYISSCYSGAGVTPLVKDVAEELGKLGKKNIKVTGYTGTTVTHKEFDEFIFVVNPNKEQEFKNVSDRVKIKYQHLFTEWWKKMQELSPDNILEMADYTSNLTAEAYREIIEEASKQDIFLDEEHGEVSHKS; translated from the coding sequence ATGCCACATACTTACGATAACGAAAAAAAGCCTTCGCAATCCACGTTTTCATTCAAACCCACAGCTTCATTTTTACAAACTAGAGCCTTCGCGCCACTACAGACGGATTTGGATGAAGATGCTCCACGTCGATCTGGATACACTGAGAATTTTCTAGAAAAAATAATTAATCAGCGCGGTACTGAGTCGGCAGATACGCCAGTCCAATCAAAGCCAATGAACCGCTTGATGAAGCCGCTTCAATCCAAGCGTATGGCGATCCAAGCCAAGCTGAGTATTGGCGAGCCGAATGATAAGTATGAGCAGGAAGCAGATGCCACTGCCTCTAAAGTTGTCCAACAGATAAATTCGCCAACTCAGGAGCAATCTATCCAACGAGAAGAGTCGCTGGAAGAAGAAGATGAAGAATTGCAAATGAAGCCAATCTCTTCAATCCAACGAGGAATGATGGAAGAAGAAGAGGATGAATTGCAAATGAAGTCTTTGCTCCAGAGACGAGGAGATATTGATGGTGGAGAAGCTTCGACTGATTTAGAGTCATCAATTCAAAGTGCGAGAGGTAGTGGTCAATCTCTAGATTCTAATCTGCAAGCGAAGATGGGACAGGCGATGGGAGCAGACTTTAGCAGGGTGAAAGTCCATACAGATTTGCAATCTGATCAGTTAAATCAATCGATCCAAGCCAAAGCATTTACCACAGGTCAAGATGTCTTCTTTCGGCAAGGAGAATATAATCCTAGTAGCAAGAATGGTCAGGAGTTGATCGCTCATGAATTGACGCATGTGGTACAGCAAAATGGGGAAGCAGTGAGGAGATCGCCAGAACAATCGGAAAACCTGGCTCAAAATAGTGAATTTGATGTTAAATCAAAGGCAATTCGCATCGCGACAAGCCCTAGGCCACTACCAGACATCTCGCCGAAGCAACAAAATTCCGCACCAGTGATCCAAAGAATGGTGGGAATCAATTCAAAGGGAATCACCAATGAAATTAAATCTCTTATAGGTGATCCTAATAATATGGATAAACTGACCCAAGCCTATACCTTCATGCAACACATATCATGGGCAAATAACATAGTGGGAGGACCTATATTTGATATGAGCAAGCCAGCTTTCAACAAATTAGGCAATGAAAATTTAATATTGGTGGCTCATGGAGTCGAGGGAAAGTCAGGTCATTTTAATGGTCAACAGATTGGTAAATTTCTAGCAGACGAAAACAATGGCGTACCTAAGGATTGGCCACACAATGTATATATAAGCTCCTGTTATTCAGGAGCGGGTGTAACCCCCCTAGTAAAGGATGTAGCAGAAGAACTGGGCAAACTTGGTAAAAAGAATATTAAAGTCACGGGCTATACAGGAACAACTGTAACTCATAAAGAATTTGATGAGTTTATCTTTGTAGTCAATCCCAATAAAGAACAAGAATTTAAAAATGTTTCGGATAGAGTAAAAATTAAATATCAGCACTTATTCACAGAATGGTGGAAAAAAATGCAAGAATTAAGTCCTGATAATATTCTAGAGATGGCTGATTACACATCTAATCTGACGGCTGAGGCTTACAGAGAAATTATTGAGGAAGCTTCAAAACAGGATATCTTTTTAGATGAGGAACATGGCGAAGTTTCCCATAAATCATGA
- a CDS encoding Uma2 family endonuclease: MESIAIASPLDTFLQQPNIETSPAWEFIHGQAQQKTMPTLFHSRLQRNLVNRINSQTQTYEAIQELRCIVPPLSPVPDITVVKSDRLTEVDGPLQGAPDWLIEIRSPDQNTLELQNKILHCLINGTQLAWLIDIQRKQIWVWEKSELPLIYSGTDILPTLGNISNLTVEMIMAMTQQR; the protein is encoded by the coding sequence ATGGAATCTATTGCGATCGCTAGCCCCCTAGACACTTTTCTCCAGCAGCCCAACATTGAAACCTCACCTGCTTGGGAATTTATCCACGGGCAAGCCCAACAAAAAACGATGCCAACACTGTTTCATTCCCGCCTTCAGCGCAACCTAGTTAACAGGATCAACAGCCAAACCCAAACATACGAAGCCATTCAAGAACTGCGCTGCATTGTGCCACCACTATCCCCCGTCCCAGACATTACCGTGGTTAAAAGCGATCGGCTTACAGAAGTCGATGGACCACTGCAAGGAGCGCCAGACTGGCTGATTGAAATTCGCTCCCCCGACCAAAACACATTAGAGCTACAAAACAAAATCCTACACTGCTTGATCAACGGCACTCAACTAGCTTGGCTAATTGATATTCAGCGAAAGCAAATCTGGGTTTGGGAAAAATCTGAACTGCCATTAATTTATTCTGGAACCGATATACTTCCAACCCTTGGCAATATCTCAAACCTCACAGTAGAAATGATCATGGCAATGACCCAGCAGCGGTGA